Genomic DNA from Trichoderma asperellum chromosome 5, complete sequence:
GCCAGGAGTACTCGCTCGTCGGAGTGCTGGTATCTGGGCGGCATTGGAAGCCTGATAGCAcggtgcagcagcatcatggccatcatcatcgctcgACGGCtccgacggcggcggcgcctgCCTCAACGGCGATGGCTACGGTTTTGATATGCAGGCGCGCGAACTGGGATCCCGAAGGCCGTTTGCTTCGTCTTGGAGCGCTGAACGTGGCGTATGACGGCCTGGTTCCTGCGGCAGACGAGAGTGATGCGTCGATTATGAAGGGAATTGACACAAGGGTCAgtggggagaagaaggatttgaGAGTGAGGCTGCGGGAGTTGGACATTTACTGAAACGAAAGCGTTTTCCTCATTTTCCctgtctcttgtttctctattttctctctatctATGGAGTAATTTTGGTGAACCTGTGTGTGTATTTACGGGAGAATGGCGTGGTTGTATGGAAGACTGGTGGAAGGCTAATAGCGTGTCTGGCTGGACTGGTTAAttgattttgttttatatacatgtatttgtATATATGAAAATTTACGTATACGGACGGATTGTTGTTACGTTGATACGTTGATCGTTATACATGggaaaaatagaaaagtAATGAACGGCGCTTCAATGAATACCATTAAATTAATACAACGTTATCAAAACATGTCAACGAACATCTACCTAGCATCTATTATTAAATGTGGATTGTACTCCCGTCGCCAGCTCAATATCGATGCACATTCTATCCCTTCAGCAAAGGCAGCCAGCCTACCTATTCAGGCGCCATTTCCAATACCGCTCTCACGGAAAGATCTTCCTGCACCCAGCTCACAATGCGACCGCTAACATCGCCCACCAGCCTGTGATAATGGGGCCCCGGAAAGAACAGCCCACAATGGGCAGTCACTTCGTCCATACCATCCATAAACACGCTCACCCACGTAGGATCCATGACGCCGTCCGTCTTGTGCGGCGTGGTGCAAAATTTGCCGAGCTTCTTGGACTTCCCCCCCCGCGTTTCAGCTTCCGTCTCAGAACGAGGAGAGGCGACGGACGCAGCTAGGGAAGACGTCGACGATGCCATGTCTTGGCTAGTGGCGGCAGCCATGGCGCGCTGTTTTGTTTGATCTGCGAGCTGCTgtttcgctgctgctgcggcttccTTTTCGAGtcgcttcttttctgcctttgcggccttttcttcttccttttcgagcttcttcttgtcttgtTCggatttctgctgctgcttcttggtgTCCTTTTCTAGCTTGTCCGCATCCTTTTGGGCCTTCTTTTGGAGCTTGTCCAGTAGCTTTTCGCGTTCGCGGATGGCCTTTGTGCGGTCTTTGGCGGCTTGCTCGTAGGCCTTTTGACGACGGGTGAATTCTTTTTCTGCCTGTTTACGGGAGTCTTTGTCTGTATATTGTGATAGGTCGGGCTGTTCGGGGGGTTGGGGAGATTGGGAATTGGAGGGAGATCTAGATTAGGAGGAGCCTGAGCTTTTTCTGATGGATCATCCTTTCCATCGGTTTTGTCTTCGGTGGAAGGGGGTGGTGGTATATCTAAGATATCCGGCGCGGCGGTTTCTGATTCTTGCTCTGCAGAATTatgctcatcttcatccataGGAATAGGATCAATATTCTGCATAGATTGCATAGACTGCATAGATAGCCGGTTTATATCAACAGATTGTTCTCTCAGTTCGTTTTGCTTAACAATTGAACTGGAATCGTCAATATTTTGGTTCTCTTTTGGTCCCAAATGAACCTTTGCCGTCTTATCcagatcatcatcattagCAGAGGCTTTGACTTCAGAAAGGCCGGCATCGGTCTGGTTTCTTTCCTCGTCCTCTAACCTGGCTGAAATTATTGCATCGACCAGCTTGTTATTTATCTCGTCTTCAATCTTGATCTCAGGTGCAGATTCTGCAGAGAGATCGACCTGGCTGGTATCCCGACTGCCCTTGGTTGTAGCTGGTTGTTTAGGACGGCCAGGAGATAGTGTGTAATAGTTGAGAAACCGTACACGAGAGCGCGGTCTGTTGGACGAGGTAACACTCAGGGATTGAAAATCATCAATATCCTCAAGAGCACGGAGCTGGTTGTATCTGGATTTGAGCCCGGGATAGTCTGCCAGGCATCCGCCGAATTCCAGGTGCGCAGCAACGTGATTACCCAAGGCAGTGAAGATGCCCTCAGACCAATGTTTAGAGCCGAAACGAAGCATGCGGGTGAGGAAAGGCTGCTCCCTAAATGGGCTATCATTGAAGTATGGGGGGTCGAAGTTGGGATCTCTCGATCCACTTGCTATACTATTGAATGAGGCGGGAGATGAGGGCCCCAGGTCacccgaagaagatgaggcggCGTCCTGGTTTGGGGGAGCTGGGGAAGAATGGAAGAGGCTGGAGATTCCCGAGGCTACAATTCCGGGGTGAAGTCCCAGAAATGGTGAATCTAATGATAGA
This window encodes:
- a CDS encoding uncharacterized protein (EggNog:ENOG41); its protein translation is MAAATSQDMASSTSSLAASVASPRSETEAETRGGKSKKLGKFCTTPHKTDGVMDPTWVSVFMDGMDEVTAHCGLFFPGPHYHRLVGDVSGRIVSWVQEDLSVRAVLEMAPE
- a CDS encoding uncharacterized protein (EggNog:ENOG41) produces the protein MASPPPLPPRDASQLPPPPPYSEVEESQGSLNTGPSILDSKVPRPSSSQSLAPSRSDSDGRRTLLLVYIHGFYGNDQSFQSFPAHVHNVLRETLSETHAVYSKVYPRYKTYKSIEVARDNFSAWLEPHESPKTDVILIGHSMGGLLAAEVILMPNRISSSQQPLRHRILGSLSLDSPFLGLHPGIVASGISSLFHSSPAPPNQDAASSSSGDLGPSSPASFNSIASGSRDPNFDPPYFNDSPFREQPFLTRMLRFGSKHWSEGIFTALGNHVAAHLEFGGCLADYPGLKSRYNQLRALEDIDDFQSLSVTSSNRPRSRVRFLNYYTLSPGRPKQPATTKGSRDTSQVDLSAESAPEIKIEDEINNKLVDAIISARLEDEERNQTDAGLSEVKASANDDDLDKTAKVHLGPKENQNIDDSSSIVKQNELREQSVDINRLSMQSMQSMQNIDPIPMDEDEHNSAEQESETAAPDILDIPPPPSTEDKTDGKDDPSEKAQAPPNLDLPPIPNLPNPPNSPTYHNIQTKTPVNRQKKNSPVVKRPTSKPPKTAQRPSANAKSYWTSSKRRPKRMRTS